In Bradyrhizobium sp. WBOS07, the genomic window CTGGCGCATCCTGCACGGCGACCTCGGCACCTCGATCTTCACCAATCTGCCGGTGTCGGCGATGATCGGGCAGCGCCTCGGGCCGACGCTGTCGCTGATGATCGTCACGCTGCTGCTCACGATCGCGGTGGCGGTGCCGCTCGGCGTGGTGGCGGCGTGGAAGGCGGGCAGCCTGATCGACCGCGTCATCATGGGCTTTGCCGTGTTCGGCTTCTCGCTGCCCGTCTTCGTGGTCGGCTACATGCTCGCCTACATCTTCGCGCTCGAGCTCGAATGGCTGCCGGTGCAAGGCTACACGCCGCTCAGCTCAGGCTTCTGGCCGTGGCTGGAAAACCTGATCCTGCCGGCGATCGCGCTCGGCTGCGTCTACATCGCCCTGGTCGCGCGGATCACCCGCGCGGCCATGCTCGAAGTGCTGCAGCAGGACTACATCCGCACCGCAAAGGCCAAGGGACTCGGGCAAGGCGGCATCCTGTTCATTCACGCGCTGAAGAATGCGGCGGTGCCGATCGTGACGGTGATCGGGATCGGCATCGCGTTGCTGATCGGCGGCGCGGTCGTGACCGAGAGCGTGTTCGCGATTCCGGGCCTTGGCCGGCTCACGATCGATGCGATCCTGCGGCGCGACTATCCCGTCATTCAGGGCATCGTGCTGCTGTTCAGCTTCGTCTACGTCCTCGTCAATCTGATGATCGACGTCATTTACACGCTCGTTGACCCGAGGATCCGCTATTGACCGACACGACCGTCAATCCGCAATCGCTTCCAGCCGGATTCGTGCTTGCACCACAGCTGCCCGAAATTCTGCGGCCGGTCACGATCCGGCGCGGCTTCCTGGGATTCCTGCGCGGCCATCCCACCGTTGCGATCGGCGGCGCATTGCTGCTGACGCTGGTGCTGATCGCGGTCTTTGCGCCCTATCTCGGCTCGGTCGATCCGACCGCGCTCGCGCCGGCCAAACGCACGCGGGCACCGTCGGCCGATTTCTGGTTCGGCACCGACGTGCTCGGCCGCGATATCTATTCGCGCGTGCTCTACGGCGCGCGGGTTTCGCTCACGGTCGGGCTGTCGGTGGCGATCTTTGCGTCCGCTGCCGGCCTTGCCATCGGCATGGTCTCCGGCTTCATCCGCTGGGCCGATGGCATTCTCATGCGCGTCATGGACGGGCTGATGTCGATCCCGCCGATCCTGCTCGCGATCGCGCTGATGGCGCTGACGCGAGGCAGCGTCGGCAACGTCATCCTGGCCATCACCGTGGCCGAGATTCCACGCGTCTCGCGCCTCGTCCGCAGCGTCGTGCTGTCGCTGCGCGAGCAGCCCTATGTGGATGCCGCGGTCGCCTGCGGCACGCGCACGCCGATGATCATCCTGCGCCACATCCTGCCCAACACGGTGGCGCCCATGCTGGTGCAGGCAACCTATATCTGCGCCAGTGCCATGATCACCGAGGCGATCCTGTCTTTCATCGGCGCCGGCACGCCGCCAACCATCCCGTCCTGGGGCAACATCATGGCCGAGGGCCGCGCGCTGTGGCAGGTCAAGCCCTACATCGTGTTCTTCCCGGCAGCGTTTCTCTCGGTCACCGTGCTCGCCGTGAATTTGCTCGGCGACGGCCTTCGCGATGCGCTCGACCCGCGCATGGCCAAAAGCCTGTGATGGATCGAGGCTGATCGCAATGGCCCTGCTCGAAGTCGACAACCTCCAGACCCATTTCCGCACCCCCGGCGGCATCAATCGCGCGGTCGACGGCGTATCCTTCCATGTCAATGAAGGCGAGACGCTGGCCATCGTCGGTGAGTCCGGCTGCGGCAAGTCGGTGACCTCGATGTCCCTGATGCGGCTGATCCCGGAGCCGCCGGGCCGGATCGCAGGCAGCATCCGCTTTGCGGGCAGGGACCTCCTCGAGCTGTCCGATCGCGAGATGCGCGCCATCCGCGGCAACGACATCTCGATGATCTTTCAGGAGCCGATGACGAGCCTGAACCCGGTGCTCACCGTCGGCCGCCAGATCCGCGAGACCTTGATGATCCATCAAGGCCTCGACAAGCAGGCGGCCGAGGCGCACGCGATCGAGATGCTGACATTGGTCGGCATCCCCGAGCCGAAGCGGCGGGTGCGCGAATATCCGCACCAGCTCTCCGGCGGCATGCGCCAGCGTGTGATGATCGCCATCGCGCTCGCCTGCAATCCGAAGCTTCTGATCGCGGACGAGCCCACCACCGCGCTCGACGTGACGATCCAGGCCCAGATCCTCAAGCTGATGCTGGACCTCAAGCGCCGGGTCGGCGCCGCCATCATCCTGATCACCCACGATCTCGGCGTCGTCGCCGAGATCGCCGAGCGCGTCATGGTGATGTATGCCGGCCGCAAGGTCGAGGAGGCGCCGGTGGCCGAGCTGTTCCGCTCCCCGCGTCATCCCTACACCCAAGGCCTGTTGGGTGCGGTGCCGCGGCTCGGCTCCTCGCTGACGGACACCGCGAGGCGGCTGGCCGAGATTCCCGGGCAGGTGCCCGATCTGCGCAAGCCGATCGCCGGCTGCGTCTTCGCCGGCCGCTGCGCGCTCGCGACCGATCTGTGCCGGCAGTATGCGCCCGGGCTCGAAGAGAAGGGCCCGCGCCACATCGCCGCCTGTCATTACGCGGCCAAGGGAGCCGTCGCGGCATGAGCCCTCCGCTGCTCCAGGTCAACGACCTCAAGAAGCATTTTCCAGTCAAGGCCGGGCTGTTCAGCCGCAAGTCCGAATTCGTCTATGCGGTCGACGGCGTGTCCTTCGAGATCGCGCGCGGCGAGACGCTGTCGCTGGTCGGCGAGTCCGGCTGCGGCAAGTCGACGGTCGGCCGCGCCATCCTGCGCCTGTTCGACATCACCGCGGGGCAGGTGATCCTCGACGGTCAGCGCATCGACGATGCCGCGCCGAGCACGATGCGCCAGATGCGCCGGCGCGTGCAGGTGGTGTTCCAGGATCCGTTCTCGAGCCTCAACCCGCGCATGCGGGTGCGTGATATCCTGGCCGAGCCGATCCGCAATTTCGGCCTCGCCAAATCCGCCGAGGATCTCGAAGTTCGCCTCACGGCGCTGATGGACACCGTGCGATTGCCGCGCGAGGCGCTCAATCGCAGGCCGCACGAATTCTCCGGTGGCCAGCGTCAGCGCATCGGCATCGCCCGAGCGCTGGCGGCCGAGCCCGAACTGATCGTGTGCGACGAGGCGGTGTCCGCGCTCGACGTCTCGGTCAAGGCGCAGATCGTCAATCTGCTGCAGGATCTCCAGAGCGAGTTCGGCCTCGCGCTTTTGTTCATCAGCCACGACCTCGCGATCGTCGAGCACATGACCCACCGCGTCGCGGTGATGTATCTCGGCAAGATCGTGGAGGTGGCGCCGCGCCGCGAGATCTTCGCCGCGCCCAGACATCCCTATACCAAGGCGCTGCTCTCCGCGGTACCGCTGCCCGAGCCGGGTGCCCAGCGTAACCCGATCATCCTCAAGGGCGACGTGCCGAGCCCGATCAATCCGCCGAAGGGGTGCCGCTTCCACACCCGCTGCCCCCTCGTGTTCGATCGTTGCCGGGCCGAGGAGCCGGTGCTTCGCGCGGCCGGAGCCGAGCAATGGGTGGCCTGCCATCTCGAAGAGGCCGCGCCGGCGGCAAGCCCGGAAGGGTGAGTTTGGCGCTGGAAATTCGTCAGTAAAAACAAACCCCGTTCTACTGTGCATGGGGTTGTTTTCGCACTTTTGATGTGGTGTGAGCGGGCGCCGGAGGCTGAACTCGGCAGCCGCTGTGATCTACCTCGCGCCGATGCTGCCATCATCGTCGGCTGCATTGGCCAGTTGCACCGCGGAGCCGGGGATCTGGATCGACGCGGCGAAGTGAGCGGAAGCATCCATGTATCTCGGCATCGATCTCGGCACCTCCGCAGTCAAGACCGTTCTCGTCGACGACGCCCAGCGCGTGATTGCAAGCGCGAGCCGGCCGCTGACGATCGCCTCACCACGGCCGGGTCATTCCGAGCAGGATCCCGCGCAATGGATCGAGGCGACCTTCGCCACGCTGGATGCGCTGAAGGCGAGCCATGCCGGCGCACTGGCGGCGGTCGAAGGCATCGGGCTGTCCGGCCAGATGCACGGCGCTGTGCTGCTCGATGCGAGCTTACGTCCCTTGCGGCCTTGCATCCTCTGGAACGACGGACGCGCCGCGGCGGAGTGCCGTATCCTGGAGCAACGCTGGCCCGCCTTGCGTGCGGTGACGGGCAACAAGGCGATGCCCGGGTTCACCGCGCCAAAGCTGCTCTGGATCGCGACCCATGAGCCCGAGATCTTTGCGGCGACGAAGATCGTGCTGCTGCCAAAGGCGTATTTGCGCCTGGTGCTGTCGGGCGAGGCCGTCGAGGACGTCTCGGATGCATCGGGATCGCTATGGCTCGATGCCGCGCGCCGGGACTGGTCGGACGCCGCATTGGCTGCGACCGGGCTGACGCGCGAGCACATGCCGCGTCTGGTCGAGGGCTGCACGCCCGCCGCAAGGCTGCGCGCCGAGCTCGCGCGGCGCTGGGGCATGTTGAGGCAGCCCGTGATCGCGGGCGGTGCCGGCGACAATCCGGCGGGCGCCGTCGGCATCGGTGCGGTCGAGCCGGGAACCGCGTTCGTGACTTTGGGAACATCGGGTGCGTTGCTGGCGCCGACCGCCACGATCGCCGCCAATCCGGACCGCGCGGTGCATACGTTCTGCCACGCCATTCCCGGCATGTGGATTCAGGCCGGCGCGATCCTGTCGGCTGCCTCTTGCCTCGCCTGGGCCGCGCGCCTGTTCGGCGTCACCGAGGCCGAGTTGCTGGCTCCGCTGGGATCGCGCCCGCAGGCGCCGTCGCCGGTGAGCTTCCTGCCGTATCTTGCGGGCGAGCGGACGCCGCACGACGATCCCGCCGTGCGCGGCATGCTCGATGGCTTGAGCCATGGCACCGATCGCACCGCGATCGTGCAGGCGGTGCTCGAAGGCGTTGCCTTCGCGCTGGCCGATTGCCGCGACGCGCTCGCGGATGCCGGCATCGTGATTGCGGAAGCCGACGCCATCGGCGGCGGATCGCGCTCGCCATTCTGGCTCTCGGTGCTCGCGAACGTGCTGAATGTTCCGATCCATCGCTTTGCCGGCGGCGAGACCGGCGCGGCGTTCGGTGCGGCGAGATTGGGGCGGCTTGCTGTCACGGGTGAGGCAATCGCCGCCGTGTGCACGCGGCCGCAACGCATCGAGACGTTCGAACCTGACGCCGGGCTGACGGATGCCTACGCCGAGCGGCTTCCCGCCTGGCGCGAACTGTATCGGCCGCGCCACTAACGCCGCCGCGATGTTGCGTTCGCTCGTGTTCAGCCTTGCCCTGCGTCGCGGCCTTTTGTTTAATGCGTGAACCGCGCTGACAAGAACGACTAAGACAACGCATTGTGCGCGGGAGGCACGATGAACGATCCGATCCTCGAGATGCGCGGGGTGTCAAAATCTTTCTTTGGCATCAAAGCACTGCGTAGCGTCGATCTCACCGTCTACGCCGGCGAGATTCACGCCTTGATGGGCGAGAACGGCGCCGGCAAGTCGACGCTGATGAAGATCCTGTCCGGCGCCTACAAGCCTGATCCCGGCGGCGAGATACGCATCGAAGGACAACCGGTCCGGATCGAAGGTCCGCTCGGCGGCCGCGCGGCGGGCATCTCCATCATCTATCAGGAGCTGTCGCTGGCGCCCAATCTCAGCGTCGCGGAGAATATCTATCTCGGACGGGAAATCTCGCGTTCAGGACTGCTGGCGCGCGGGGAGATGCGCGAGGGCGTCGGTCCGATTTTGAAGCGGCTGGGCGCAGACTTCCTGCCGTCGACGCTGGTGGCGCATCTGTCCATGGGCCAGCGGCAACTGGTCGAGATCGCGCGTGCGCTGCACGCCAGATCGAAAATTCTGATCATGGACGAGCCGACCACCGCGTTGTCGGCCGGCGAGACTGCGCGGCTGTTCGCGCTGATCCGTCAGCTTCGGGCGGAGGGGCTTGCCATCATCTACATCTCGCATCGCATGGACGAGGTCTACGCGCTCGGCGACCGCGTCACCGTGCTGCGCGACGGCCGGCTGGTCGGATCGCTCGACAAGCCCGAGATCCGTGCCGACACCATCGTGCGGCTGATGGTCGGGCGCGACGTCTCGTCGTTCTACAAGAAGGATCATGATCCCGACGCGGGGCGCGGACATCCCGTGCTTGCTGCGATCGACATGGCCGACGGCCGGCGCGTCAAGGGCTGCTCGCTCACCGTGCATGCAGGCGAGGTGGTCGGGCTCGCCGGCCTGATCGGCGCCGGCCGCACCGAGCTTGCCCATCTCATCATCGGCGCGCTGCCAAAGACTTCCGGCCGGCTCGAGCTGGAGGGACGTCCGGTCGAGATCCGTACCCCCGGCGCGGCCCTCGAGGCGGGCATCGCCTATCTGACCGAGGACCGCAAGGCGCTCGGCCTGTTCCTGGATATGTCGTGTCTGGACAACATCAACCTCGCGGTGCTCGGCCGCGACGCCAAGCTCGGCTGGTTCCTGGATCGCGACAAGGCGCGCGAGCGCGCCGACAGGGCCTTCGCAGGCCTCAGCATCCGCGCCGCCAATGTCGGCGTCCCCGCCGGTGGCCTGTCCGGCGGCAATCAGCAGAAGCTGCTGTTGTCGCGGCTTCTCGCCATCGCACCGAAGGTCCTGATCCTCGACGAGCCGACCCGTGGTGTCGACGTCGGCGCCAAATCCGAGATCTATTCGATCATCGACAATCTGGCCAAGGCCGGCACCGCCATCCTCGTCATCTCGTCCGATCTGCCCGAGATCATCGGCATCTGCGACCGCGTCGTCGTCATGCGGGCCGGCCACATCGCCGGCGAGGTGAGGCGCGGACCCAATTCGCCGCTGACACAAGAGGACATCATGGCGCTTGCCACGGGGATGGAGCATCTCGATGCCTGACAACGATGCTGCGGAGGTCCAGTCCGCCCCGACGGCGATTAACGGTGGTGCCGCCGAGACAAAGCGCCAGCGGGTGAGGGTGCTGATCAGCGCGCTCGGCATGCTGCCGGTGCTGTTGATCCTCTGCATTGGCTTCCATTTCCTGTCCGAGGGACGCTTCTTCACCGGACAGAATCTCGGCATCGTGCTGCAGCAGGCCGCAGTGAACACCGTGCTCGCCGCAGGCATGACCTTCGTCATCCTCACCGGCGGCATCGATCTCTCGGTCGGCTCGATCCTGGCGGCCTCCGCGATGGCCGGATTGACCTTGTCCAAGCTGCCGGAGCTTGGCGTGCTGTGGCTGCCGGCCGCGCTGCTCACCGGCCTTATCTTCGGTGTCGTCAACGGCGCGCTGATCGCGCTGCTCCGCCTGCCGCCTTTCATCGTCACGCTCGGCTCCCTCACGGCGGTGCGCGGCCTCGCGCGACTGCTCGGGGCCGATACCACCGTGTTCAATCCGTCCATTCCCTACGCCTTCATCGGCAACGGCTCGCTGACGCTCGTTCCCGGCGTCGCGTCGATCCCGTGGCTCTCGGTGATCGCCTTGCTCGTCATCCTGGTCTCGTGGCTGGTGCTGCGCCGGACCGTGCTCGGCGTGCACATCTACGCGGTGGGCGGCAACGAGAGCGCGGCGCGGCTCGCGGGCATCAAGGTCTGGGCCGTGCTGATCTTCGTCTATGGCATCTCCGGACTGTTCGCCGGGCTCGGCGGCGCCATGCAGGCGGCGCGGCTCTACGCCGCCAACGGCCTGCAGCTCGGCCAGTCCTACGAGCTCGATGCGATCACCGCCGTGATCCTGGGCGGCACCTCGTTCGTCGGCGGCATCGGCTCGATCTGGGGGACGCTGGTGGGCGCGCTGATCATCGCGGTGCTGTCCAACGGCCTCATCCTCGTCGGTGTCTCCGACATCTGGCAATATGTCATCAAGGGCCTCGTGATCATCGGCGCCGTGGCGCTCGATCGTTATCGGCTGCAAGGCTCCGCCAGAACTTAAATGGCTCCGCCAGAACTTGAAAGGCTCCGCCAGAACCTGAAAGCTCCCGTCGCGGCAACTGGTCTGCCGTGCCGGGAAAAAAGACAGACCAGGGAGGAAGTCCATGTTGAAGACGATCATGCTCGCCGGCGCCGCGACGGCGCTTGTTCTCAGCACCGCGCCGTCCTCGGCCAAGGAGCTTAAGTCGATCGGCGTCTCGCTAGGGTCGATGGGTAACCCGTTCTTTGTGGCGTTGTCGAAGGGCGCCGAGTTCGAGGCAAAGAAGACCAATCCCAACGTGAAGATCACCACGGTCGGCTTCGAATACGATCTCGGCAAGCAGGTCACCCAGATCGACAATTTCATCGCCGCCGGCGTCGATCTGATCCTGCTCAATCCCGGCGATCCCAAGGCGATCGGGCCGGCGATCAAGAAGGCGCAAGCCGCGGGCATCGTCGTCGTTGCGGTCGATACCGCGGCCGAAGGCGCCGATGCCACCGTGACCACGAACAACGTGCAGGCCGGCGAGATCTCCTGCCAGTACATCGTCGACAAGCTCGGCGGCAAGGGCGACGTCATCATCGAGAACGGGCCGCAGGTCTCCGCCGTGATCGACCGCGTCGTCGGCTGCAAGAACGTCTTGTCGAAGAATCCGGGCATCAAGGTGCTGTCCAGCGACCAGGACGGCAAAGGCTCGCGCGAAGGCGGCCTCACCGTCGCGCAGGGCTATCTGACCCGCTTCCCCAAGATCGACGCCATCTTCGCCATCAACGACCCGCAGGCGATCGGCACCGACCTTGCGGCGCGCCAGCAAAACCGCAGCGGCATCATCATCACCGCGGTCGACGGCGCGCCCGATATCGAGGCCGCGCTGAAGGATCCGCAGTCGCCGCAGATCCAGGCCTCGGCTTCGCAGGACCCGTTCTTCATGGCGCGGCGGGCCGTGCAGGTCGGCGTCGGTATCCTCAATGGCCAGAAGCCGGCCTCCACCGTCGAGCTCTTGCCGTCCAAGCTCGTGACCAGGGACAACGTCGCTCAGTACAAGGGCTGGACCTCGGATCGTTCGCAGTAAGCGCCGCCCCTGTTGACGTGCAGACGACGAGACAGCGGGCGGTGTGCTTGATGCACGCCGCCCGTATCGTGATAGCTGACACGCGCTGATCCGCGTCAGCGCGCGGCGGACGGATTGGCTCGCGCGGGCAACGCGGTCGACGGAGACTTGCTCGCAAGAGCGCGGGTCTTGGGTTGGACGCGCGAGCCGTCGATCACCTCGAGCCGGCCGCAGCGGTTCAGGGTGTGAAGCTTCCTGCCGGGCCACGCCGGTCCGGGCTTCAGGGAATGGCGCACGGTCTGCCTGAAGGCCGTCGGCGACAGTTCGACCACTTCCGCCAGCGCGAGCGCCGCGCCGTATCCGTCGGCGCAGTTCTGGACCGGGCGCCACAATTTGTCGTTGATGGTGACGAAATTCCCTGCCGGCCGCGTGCTCGCGCGGTCGATCAGGACCGGATTGCTGGCATGCGGCAGCCAGGGGCCCAGGAGGTGCTCCGCGTAATAGATCGCCAGCGAATCCGAGTAGCCGCCGGTGCCGTCGCGCCAGGCGCCGAACAGATAATGCAGGCCGTTGTGCTGCGTGATCGTCGCGTCGGCCAGCTCGAGACCGGACAGCAGCGTCGCGTGCCGCTCCCATTTGTCTGGGAAGCGCACGCATTTGTAGAGGGCGACGTCGCCGTGGGTCGAGCTCTCCGGGATCATCCACAAGGCGCCGTCGTGTTCGATCAGAAACGGATAGGAGAGATGCCAGGGCTCCTCCAGCACCGGCACGGCCTCGCCGACCGGTCCGTTGTCATCGAACTCGACCGCCGAAATGATGCCTTTTCCGACGCGGTGATCGAGGTCCTCGAAGAAGACGAATGTTCGTCCCTGCCATGTGATCGGAAAGGGATCGGCGTAGAAGTGGTTTCCGGGATCCTTGAGAACGTTCCAGCCCGGACCTGAGAGATCTCCGGTCTGCCAGACCCCCGCGCCGTCGTTGAAGCGCCATCCGACATG contains:
- a CDS encoding ABC transporter permease codes for the protein MLSYILRRIVATLPVMAIVALFVFSLLYIAPGDPAVVIAGDQASPEDVERIRQSLGLDRPFLVQFGSWVWRILHGDLGTSIFTNLPVSAMIGQRLGPTLSLMIVTLLLTIAVAVPLGVVAAWKAGSLIDRVIMGFAVFGFSLPVFVVGYMLAYIFALELEWLPVQGYTPLSSGFWPWLENLILPAIALGCVYIALVARITRAAMLEVLQQDYIRTAKAKGLGQGGILFIHALKNAAVPIVTVIGIGIALLIGGAVVTESVFAIPGLGRLTIDAILRRDYPVIQGIVLLFSFVYVLVNLMIDVIYTLVDPRIRY
- a CDS encoding ABC transporter permease: MTDTTVNPQSLPAGFVLAPQLPEILRPVTIRRGFLGFLRGHPTVAIGGALLLTLVLIAVFAPYLGSVDPTALAPAKRTRAPSADFWFGTDVLGRDIYSRVLYGARVSLTVGLSVAIFASAAGLAIGMVSGFIRWADGILMRVMDGLMSIPPILLAIALMALTRGSVGNVILAITVAEIPRVSRLVRSVVLSLREQPYVDAAVACGTRTPMIILRHILPNTVAPMLVQATYICASAMITEAILSFIGAGTPPTIPSWGNIMAEGRALWQVKPYIVFFPAAFLSVTVLAVNLLGDGLRDALDPRMAKSL
- a CDS encoding ABC transporter ATP-binding protein, producing the protein MALLEVDNLQTHFRTPGGINRAVDGVSFHVNEGETLAIVGESGCGKSVTSMSLMRLIPEPPGRIAGSIRFAGRDLLELSDREMRAIRGNDISMIFQEPMTSLNPVLTVGRQIRETLMIHQGLDKQAAEAHAIEMLTLVGIPEPKRRVREYPHQLSGGMRQRVMIAIALACNPKLLIADEPTTALDVTIQAQILKLMLDLKRRVGAAIILITHDLGVVAEIAERVMVMYAGRKVEEAPVAELFRSPRHPYTQGLLGAVPRLGSSLTDTARRLAEIPGQVPDLRKPIAGCVFAGRCALATDLCRQYAPGLEEKGPRHIAACHYAAKGAVAA
- a CDS encoding ABC transporter ATP-binding protein; the encoded protein is MSPPLLQVNDLKKHFPVKAGLFSRKSEFVYAVDGVSFEIARGETLSLVGESGCGKSTVGRAILRLFDITAGQVILDGQRIDDAAPSTMRQMRRRVQVVFQDPFSSLNPRMRVRDILAEPIRNFGLAKSAEDLEVRLTALMDTVRLPREALNRRPHEFSGGQRQRIGIARALAAEPELIVCDEAVSALDVSVKAQIVNLLQDLQSEFGLALLFISHDLAIVEHMTHRVAVMYLGKIVEVAPRREIFAAPRHPYTKALLSAVPLPEPGAQRNPIILKGDVPSPINPPKGCRFHTRCPLVFDRCRAEEPVLRAAGAEQWVACHLEEAAPAASPEG
- the xylB gene encoding xylulokinase, whose amino-acid sequence is MYLGIDLGTSAVKTVLVDDAQRVIASASRPLTIASPRPGHSEQDPAQWIEATFATLDALKASHAGALAAVEGIGLSGQMHGAVLLDASLRPLRPCILWNDGRAAAECRILEQRWPALRAVTGNKAMPGFTAPKLLWIATHEPEIFAATKIVLLPKAYLRLVLSGEAVEDVSDASGSLWLDAARRDWSDAALAATGLTREHMPRLVEGCTPAARLRAELARRWGMLRQPVIAGGAGDNPAGAVGIGAVEPGTAFVTLGTSGALLAPTATIAANPDRAVHTFCHAIPGMWIQAGAILSAASCLAWAARLFGVTEAELLAPLGSRPQAPSPVSFLPYLAGERTPHDDPAVRGMLDGLSHGTDRTAIVQAVLEGVAFALADCRDALADAGIVIAEADAIGGGSRSPFWLSVLANVLNVPIHRFAGGETGAAFGAARLGRLAVTGEAIAAVCTRPQRIETFEPDAGLTDAYAERLPAWRELYRPRH
- a CDS encoding sugar ABC transporter ATP-binding protein, encoding MNDPILEMRGVSKSFFGIKALRSVDLTVYAGEIHALMGENGAGKSTLMKILSGAYKPDPGGEIRIEGQPVRIEGPLGGRAAGISIIYQELSLAPNLSVAENIYLGREISRSGLLARGEMREGVGPILKRLGADFLPSTLVAHLSMGQRQLVEIARALHARSKILIMDEPTTALSAGETARLFALIRQLRAEGLAIIYISHRMDEVYALGDRVTVLRDGRLVGSLDKPEIRADTIVRLMVGRDVSSFYKKDHDPDAGRGHPVLAAIDMADGRRVKGCSLTVHAGEVVGLAGLIGAGRTELAHLIIGALPKTSGRLELEGRPVEIRTPGAALEAGIAYLTEDRKALGLFLDMSCLDNINLAVLGRDAKLGWFLDRDKARERADRAFAGLSIRAANVGVPAGGLSGGNQQKLLLSRLLAIAPKVLILDEPTRGVDVGAKSEIYSIIDNLAKAGTAILVISSDLPEIIGICDRVVVMRAGHIAGEVRRGPNSPLTQEDIMALATGMEHLDA
- a CDS encoding ribose ABC transporter permease; its protein translation is MPDNDAAEVQSAPTAINGGAAETKRQRVRVLISALGMLPVLLILCIGFHFLSEGRFFTGQNLGIVLQQAAVNTVLAAGMTFVILTGGIDLSVGSILAASAMAGLTLSKLPELGVLWLPAALLTGLIFGVVNGALIALLRLPPFIVTLGSLTAVRGLARLLGADTTVFNPSIPYAFIGNGSLTLVPGVASIPWLSVIALLVILVSWLVLRRTVLGVHIYAVGGNESAARLAGIKVWAVLIFVYGISGLFAGLGGAMQAARLYAANGLQLGQSYELDAITAVILGGTSFVGGIGSIWGTLVGALIIAVLSNGLILVGVSDIWQYVIKGLVIIGAVALDRYRLQGSART
- a CDS encoding ABC transporter substrate-binding protein; translated protein: MLKTIMLAGAATALVLSTAPSSAKELKSIGVSLGSMGNPFFVALSKGAEFEAKKTNPNVKITTVGFEYDLGKQVTQIDNFIAAGVDLILLNPGDPKAIGPAIKKAQAAGIVVVAVDTAAEGADATVTTNNVQAGEISCQYIVDKLGGKGDVIIENGPQVSAVIDRVVGCKNVLSKNPGIKVLSSDQDGKGSREGGLTVAQGYLTRFPKIDAIFAINDPQAIGTDLAARQQNRSGIIITAVDGAPDIEAALKDPQSPQIQASASQDPFFMARRAVQVGVGILNGQKPASTVELLPSKLVTRDNVAQYKGWTSDRSQ